Below is a genomic region from Ferrovibrio sp. MS7.
GGCGGCTGCATCGAGGGCGCCGTGGTCACTGAAGGCCTGGACGCGATCCAGGATGGCAAGCCGCGCCTCTTGAGCTTTGGCGTGTCCGATGCCCAGGCCTGGGAAGTGGGCCTGGCCTGCGGCGGCAAGATCCAGGTCTATGTGGAGCGGCTGGACGGATGAAACAGGAAATCCTCACCCAACTCCAGGCCGACCGTGCCGCCAAGATTCCGGTGGTGCTGGGCACCTTCCTCAATAGCGGCGAGCAGCGGCTGTTCTATCTCTATGGCAAGAAGGGCCTGAAGGATATCGATCCGCGCATCGGCGAGGCGGCGCGCGCCGCCATGCTGGAAGACAAGCCGCGCACCATCGAGACCGATGACGGCCCCCTCTTCCTCAATGTGTTCAATCCGCCGCTGCGCCTGATCCTGGTTGGCGCCGTGCATATCGCGCAGGCGCTGGTGCCGATGGCGCAGTTCGCCGGCTACGAAGTGGCGGTGATCGATCCGCGCAGCGCCTTTGGCAGCGAGGCCCGCTTCCCCGGTGTGTGGCTGTCGAATGAGTGGCCGGACGAGGCCATGGCGCAATTGAAGCCTGACCTGCGCACGGCGGTAGTGACGCTGACGCATGATCCGAAGGTGGACGACCCGGCATTGCAGATGGCGCTGAAGTCGGACGTGTTCTATATCGGCGCGCTGGGCAGCAAGAAGACCCATGCCTCGCGCCTCGAACGCCTCACCGCCGCCGGCTTCGGGCCGGAGGATCTGGCGCGCATCCATGGCCCGGTAGGGCTGTCCATTGGCGCCAAGACACCGGCTGAAATCGCCATCGCCATCCTGGGCCAGATGACTCAGGCTTTGCGCCAGCCGGCGCCTAGTTCACATTCGGGCGCTACCACCAGCGCCGCCGCCTGACGTCATGTTTTTCGGTCCGGTTCCGGTTCGCGAGGCGGAAGGCTGCATTCTCGGCCATTCCATGAGCGTCGGCACGCAGCGGTTCCGCAAGGGCCGCGTGCTGAGTGCCGAGGATGTGCAGGCGCTCCGCCAGGCCGGACAGGACAGCGTCTATGCCGCCCGGCTCGGCCCCGACGACGTGCCCGAGGACCAGGCCGCCAGCCGCATCGCCGAGGCCGCGGCCGGCACATCGACACGCGCCGCCACCGCCTTCACCGGCCGCGCCAATATCTATGCCGAAGCCGCCGGCATCGCCGTGCTGGAACCGGCCCGCGTCGACGCCCTGAACCTGCTGCATGAAGCCGTCACCATCGCCACGGTGGCGCCTTACGATGTGGTGGAACCGGGCCAGATGCTGGCCACGGTGAAGATCATTCCGTTTGCCGCACCGCGCGATGTGGTGCAGCGCGCCGCTGAAATCGCTGCCGAAAACGGCCCGCTGGTGCGCGTGGCGCCATTCGCGCCGCGCCGTGTCGGCCTGGTGATGACCCGCGTCGACGACACCAAGGACAGCGTGCTGGCCAAGACCGAGGCGGCGTTGCGCGAGCGCCTGCTGCGCCTGGGCAGCGATCTCGGCGGCAGCCTCACCTGCGAGCATGACGCCACGGCCATCGCCGTCTGCGTGGCGCAACTGCGCGAGCAAGGCTGCGCGCCGATCCTGGTGTTCGGTGGCAGCGCCATCGTCGACCGCGAGGATGTGGTGCCCGCCGGCATCGTTGCCGCCGGCGGCATTGTCGAGCATTTCGGCATGCCGGTGGATCCCGGCAACCTGCTGCTGATCGGCCGCCTGGCAGAAGTGCCGGTGGTTGGCGTGCCGGGTTGCGCCCGTTCGCCGAAGCTGAACGGTTTCGACTGGGTGCTGCAACGGCTCTGTGCCGGCCTCGGCGTCGGTCGTGCCGAGATCATGCGCATGGGTGCCGGCGGCCTGCTGAAGGAAATTCCGACCCGGCCGCAGCCCCGATCAGGTCCGGGCGCCGGCACCAAGTCGGAAATTCAGGCGCCGACAGTCCAGCGCCGGCCCCGCATCGCTGCCGTGATCCTGGCCGGCGGCCTGTCCAGCCGCATGCAGGGCGGCAACAAGTTGCTGGCCGACCTGGAAGGCAAGCCGATCCTGCGCCATGTGGTGGAGCATGTGCTGGCCTCCCCCGCCCGGCCTGTCATAATCGTTACCGGCCACCGCGCCGAGGAAATCCAGGCCGCCGCCCTGGCCGCCGCCCCCTCCGATGGCCCAGGGCCAGATAGCTTGAGCTTCACCCACAACCCGGATTTCGCCGGCGGCCTGGCCACCTCCCTGGTGGCCGGCATCCGTGCCCTGCCCGAAGGGCTGGACGGCGCCCTGATCTGCCTCGGCGATATGCCGGACGTGCCACCGCGGGTGCTGGACAAGCTGATTTCCGCCTTCAACCCGGTGGAAGGCCGCGCCATATGCGTGCCAGTAGTGGGTTCCAAACGTGGCAACCCAATCTTGTGGGGCGCCCAGTTCTTTAATCAGCTCAAAGGCTTGGACGGCGATAGCGGTGCCCGCCGGCTGCTTGAGCAGCATTCTGACTGGGTTTGCGAGGTCGCTGCCGGGGATGATGGCGTGCTCAACGACATCGACACCGCCGAAGCGCTCGCCGCCCGCCGCCTGCGCTAACGGCCCAGGCGAACACCCAGGCTCTGCGTGTGTCACATAGCCGTGATTTCCACCAGTCTGGGGGAAATTAATGCTTTATTATCCCCGTAGCGGTTATTAACCAATCATCCGGCTTTTTAGCTGGGTCATAATTTGTCATAGTGCCGCCGACAGGGATTTTTACATCCGGAGGCGGCGCCGTGCAGCCCCCGGGGTGGGAGAAAGCGGCCGAGTCGATGATGAGCGAGGTCAATAATACGACGCCGGCGTCCGATGACGAAAAGATGTTCACGGACTTCGACCGCATTGTTCGCGGCAAGATCTTTGGCGGCCGCATCTGCGCCATCATGCAGTTCGTCAACCCGAAGAATTTCGAGCGCAACCGCGAAAGCTACAACATCGTAGTGCACGCGATCCGCTCTCTGATGTCGAAATACGAGGGCAGCTATTATACGCTGCACGACTATTCCATCGTGCTGTTCGCCCGCCTTTCCGAGCGCTTTTTCGAGCAGAGCTTCGAAAAGATGGTGCTCGAGATCGACGACGTGCTGACCCGCAATAACGTCGCCATCGGCCTCACCCCTGAGGAAGCCGAGAATGCCGTGCGCTGGTATCGCTTCGACCACAACCTGGATGAACTCCAGGAGTGGATGGATGCGATGGCGCAGCGTTTCCGCGTCTTTTCCGAGCGCCGCAAGCGCCTGCTGGCCAAGGCCGGCACGGGCGCCGGCGCCACCGATGGCGTGCCGATTACCCCCGGCGCCCTGCAGCAGATCGAGGACATCCTAAAGAAGGCGGATGTCACCACCTTCATGCGCCGCCAGCCGATTTCCGTAGTGTTCGGCAACCAGCCGCCGAAGCCGATTTTCCAGGAAATCTATGTCGGCGTGAACGAATTGCGCCAGGCCATCGCGCCGAATGTGAACCTGCGCGGCTCGCGCGCCCTGTTCCAGTATCTGACACGCACGCTGGACAGCCGCGTGTTCCGCTCGCTGCTGGATGGCTTCGTCACCCGCAACAGCGGCCCGTTCTCGATCAATCTCAATGTCTCGACGGTGCTGAGCGACCAGTTTCGCGATTTCGACAGCCGCATCGGCAACATCGTCAAGAAAGAGCAGATCATCATTGAGCTGCAGCGCTGGGACGTGTTCTGGGATTACGCCGAATACCTGCTGGCCTGCGAATTCCTGCAGAATAACGGCTACCGCATCCTGATCGATGGCATCACGCCCGACCTGCTCGGCCTGTTCGGCCGCAAGGAACTGCGCGCAGATTTCATCAAACTGTTCTATTTCAAGGACCACCACGACGACTGGGTGGCCAAGGATATCCAGCAGAAGATCACTGACGCCGATCCGAACCGGGTGATCATGGCGCGCTGCGAGACCGATGAAGCCCTGCGCGCCGGCCAGCAGGCCGGTATCCGCCTGTTCCAGGGCTGGCATATCGACAACCTGATCCGCGCCGCCAAGGAAGTCATTTCCTGATTGTTTACGCGCCGCTTGCTGGCGGCGGGCGGTCTCGTGCTATGCTGAATTGAGCCGAAGAAATCCGCCCCGGCGGGCAGCGCAGCCTGTCGCCTGCCTGGCCCTATGTACAGGTGATTGCCATGTGGAACCGCACTTCCTCCAAATCCGCCCTGCCCGAGCAAGAGATGAAGGAACGCATTGCCGCCACCTCCCCGCGCCCGCTTTCGGCCAAGGATAACGAGCGGATCGAGAAGATCCTGGCCTCCATCGCCATCGACACCTCGCAGACCTTCAACGCCATGCTCGACTCCCTGATGGGGGAGCGGCCGGTGACGCATCACCAGAGCAACCAGACCCGCGACTACATCGTCACCGTATTCGACGAGATCCGCATGGACTCGAACCGCGAGGCGATCCAGTTGGCGCGCAAATTCGCCGATCTCTGCATGCGAGCCGCCGACCAGCTCAACGACAATCACCAGCGCACCGTGGCGCGCTGCGTCAGCGAATTGTTCGAACAGTTCGCCGCCAAGCTCGACCACCGCGAGCCGGCAAACTCGAATTAAGCCTACTTACCAGCGTCATGCCCGGGCTCGACCCGGGCATCTTTATCAGGCGGCACGAGATGCCCGGCTCAAGGCCGGGCATGACGAGTGGAGTACGGTTAACCGTCATGGCCCGCCCACACCTGCAATCTACGCGTTTGTTTTCGGATAGCCTCAATCCGCCGGCTTGTAGCGGGCCAGGTTGACCATGAAGTCGCCAAACACCTCGGCCGGGGCCTCGCCCACGGTGTCGATGAAAAGCTGCTTGTCGGCGCCCTGCAGGTCGCGCAACGGCCGCACCAGACTGTCGAAGAAGGTGTAGAACTCTCGATTGCCGAAGGGCAGCGGTTCGCCATCGAATTCCTTCTCGATGAACACATTGGTTGCCAGGCCGACACTGGTCGGATCATGCTGCATGATCTTCAGCACCCAGTCGCGCCGGACCTCGAAGGCACGGAACGCCTTCACCACGCGAGCAATCACCGTGTAGAAAATCGCCTTCATGCGCGGATCGGCATAGAAGGCGTCCCAGCCCTCCTGGGTGTCGCCGGCACGCAATTCCTCGGCCACCTGGGCGCAGCTCTCGGCGAATTCGCTCACCTGGTCGCCGAACAGCGAGCGGATGAAGAAGAAGAAATTGCCGATCACGCGGCGGTCCAGCCGGCCTTCCTCGAATAGATCCGAGAGCGGGTGCACCACCAGCCGGCCGAAGGCATTGGTGCGGATATTGCGCTTCTTCTCTTCTTCCTGCAGGCGTTCGAGCTGCTGGTAGCTGGCGCGGTAGAAGTGGTCGAGATCGGATGAATCCTTGGTTGCCTCGACGATGCGTTGCAGATCGGCAAGGTTGAGCGGGCGGCTGGCCAGGCTCTCGCCCAGGGCATGCAGCAGGGCATCCAGCACCATGTTGGACATCTTGCGCAGATACTCGGGACCGGCATTGAACATCGACTGGCCTCCTCCTCGGGGCCTTGGGATTCGCACCTTTTTTGAGCATAGGAAGCCCCCGCCCAAGATGCGAGGCAAATCTTGCAATTATCGCGCGGGTCTTCCACACTCAGGGATTGTTAACCCAGCCCTAACCAAAGCGACGCCGGCAACGACCGTGAACACCCGCCTGCCTGCCTTCGATAATATGACCCGCCTGCCAGTGGACCTGCGGGTGCGGCGGATCATGATTGTCGACGACGATAATGTGTCGCGCCAGATCGCACTGCGGCTGCTGCAGCAATTCTCCTTCGGCCAGGTGCTGGAAGCCACCAATGGCGAGGAAGCCCTCTCGCTGCTCAAGGCCTCGGAAACCCCGATCGACCTGCTGCTGGTGGACCTGATCATGCCGATCATGGATGGGTTCGACCTGATCGACCGCATCCGCAGCGGCGAGCGCGGCATCGACCAGAATATCCCGATCATCATCATGTCTGGCCGTACCGACCCGGAAACCTTGCAACGGGTGCGCAAGATGCGTATCAACGGTTTCGTCGCCAAGCCGCCCCAGGCGCGCAATTTCTTCGAGCGCATTGTGGCGGCGCTGCAAAGCGCCAAGGCGAAGCCGAATTCCGATCCCGCCGTCCGCAAGCTGACCTGACCCCTCCCCACCAGCCCCCCCACTTATCAGCAAAGCTCCATGGGCCTGATCCTTACCCTGTCCTGCCTGGACCGCCCCGGCATCGTTGCCGCCGTGTCCGGCTTCCTCGCCGAGCAGCGTTTCAACATCCGCGAGTCCGCCCAGTTCGGCGCCGCCGAGACCGGCCTGTTCTTCATGCGCGTGACCATCGACGACCTCACCGAGAGCCACCGCCCGGTGGAGGATGTGCGCACCGCCTTCGCCCCTGTCACGGCGCCGTTCGGCATGACTTGGGCGATCCATGACGAAAGCGCGCGCCAGCGCGTGCTGGTCATGGTGTCGAAATTCGGCCATTGCCTGAACGACCTGCTCTATCGCTATTCCATCGGCGCGCTGCCGATCGAGATTCCGGCCATCGTCTCGAACCACCGCGAATGGTATCAGCGCGCCGCAGCCCATGACATCCCGTATCACTACCTGCCGGTGACACGCGACAACAAGGTGGCGCAGGAACAGCGCCTGCGCGACATCATCCGCGAGGAGCGCATCGACCTGGTGGTGCTGGCGCGCTACATGCAAGTGCTGTCGCCCGAACTCTGCGCCGACCTGCAGGGCCGCGTCATCAACATCCACCATTCCTTCCTGCCGAGCTTCAAGGGCGCCGCGCCCTATAGCCAGGCGCATAAGCGCGGCGTGAAGCTGATCGGCGCCACGGCGCATTATGTCACCAGCGACCTCGATGAAGGTCCGATCATCGAGCAGGAAGTGGCGCGCGTCGACCATTCCTATTCGCCGGAGCGGCTGGCCGCCCAGGGCCGCGATATCGAAAGCCTAGTGCTGGCGCGTGCGGTTGGCTACCACGTCGAGCACCGCATCTTCGTCAACGGCAGCAAGACCGTAATTTTCCGGGGCTGAACGCCCCGGCATTTTTCAGCTACTTCTTCTTCGGGGCGCAGTTGCGCGCCACGCCCATCACCGGCTTGATGCTGAAGGGCTGCGCTGCGTCCTGGCTGACGGTGATTTTCAACGCATCAACGATGCTGTCGCCGGGCACTTCCACCCGCAGCAGATTGGGGATTGGCGCCGCGTCTGGGCCGAAGCCCGGCGCTGCCGGCTGGATCACGCATTCATGGCTGTCGCCATGCACCAGCAATACCGGCTTCTGGAAGCGTCGCGTCTCCTCCTCCAGCAGCTTCATCAGATCGTCCATGCCGTCGCGCGAGCCCTTGCCGTTGTCGATCGTGTACCAGAGGTCGGCCTGCATGAAGAGCACCAGCGCGCGGTCGCCACGGGCAGAAGAGAAAAGCTGCCGCAGCCAGCTCAGGTTGGCATCGTTGCGGGCAGCATATTCGGTGCGGTCGCGGCGCATGTTGTTGAAGCTGCCGACCACATGCAGCGTGCCGAAGCGGATGCCGTCCGTGCGCCAGGCCTGGTTCTCGGGATAAGCATTGCTCTGGCGCTCCAGCGGCATCGGCCTGGCGCCCAGGCTGTCCGGGCGCTGGAAGAACATGCGCCGCAGCAGCTTCAATTCCTCATTCGGGTCGCTGGGCGGATTTGCGCGATGGCAATCGGTCCACTCGTTGTCCCCCGGCGTATAAATCAGCGGCGCCTGAAACATCGCGAACCAGGTCTGCACCCGCTTGTTCCAGGCTTCGCCGCAGGCGGTATGGCTGGCCTTGGTATCGCCGACATGCACCGAGAAGCGCGGCTTCTCGGCGTTGATGGCGTCGAACAGGGTCTCCATGTCGGGGATGTCGCGGTCCTGGTAGGGCATGTCGCCGAGCGCAACAAAGCTCCAACTGCCCTGCGCCAGGACAGGCCGGCCCAGGCAACCGATGACGAGTACAAGGACGAGAGCCAGG
It encodes:
- the purU gene encoding formyltetrahydrofolate deformylase, which produces MGLILTLSCLDRPGIVAAVSGFLAEQRFNIRESAQFGAAETGLFFMRVTIDDLTESHRPVEDVRTAFAPVTAPFGMTWAIHDESARQRVLVMVSKFGHCLNDLLYRYSIGALPIEIPAIVSNHREWYQRAAAHDIPYHYLPVTRDNKVAQEQRLRDIIREERIDLVVLARYMQVLSPELCADLQGRVINIHHSFLPSFKGAAPYSQAHKRGVKLIGATAHYVTSDLDEGPIIEQEVARVDHSYSPERLAAQGRDIESLVLARAVGYHVEHRIFVNGSKTVIFRG
- a CDS encoding XdhC family protein, with protein sequence MKQEILTQLQADRAAKIPVVLGTFLNSGEQRLFYLYGKKGLKDIDPRIGEAARAAMLEDKPRTIETDDGPLFLNVFNPPLRLILVGAVHIAQALVPMAQFAGYEVAVIDPRSAFGSEARFPGVWLSNEWPDEAMAQLKPDLRTAVVTLTHDPKVDDPALQMALKSDVFYIGALGSKKTHASRLERLTAAGFGPEDLARIHGPVGLSIGAKTPAEIAIAILGQMTQALRQPAPSSHSGATTSAAA
- a CDS encoding response regulator, which produces MNTRLPAFDNMTRLPVDLRVRRIMIVDDDNVSRQIALRLLQQFSFGQVLEATNGEEALSLLKASETPIDLLLVDLIMPIMDGFDLIDRIRSGERGIDQNIPIIIMSGRTDPETLQRVRKMRINGFVAKPPQARNFFERIVAALQSAKAKPNSDPAVRKLT
- a CDS encoding molybdopterin-binding/glycosyltransferase family 2 protein, with translation MFFGPVPVREAEGCILGHSMSVGTQRFRKGRVLSAEDVQALRQAGQDSVYAARLGPDDVPEDQAASRIAEAAAGTSTRAATAFTGRANIYAEAAGIAVLEPARVDALNLLHEAVTIATVAPYDVVEPGQMLATVKIIPFAAPRDVVQRAAEIAAENGPLVRVAPFAPRRVGLVMTRVDDTKDSVLAKTEAALRERLLRLGSDLGGSLTCEHDATAIAVCVAQLREQGCAPILVFGGSAIVDREDVVPAGIVAAGGIVEHFGMPVDPGNLLLIGRLAEVPVVGVPGCARSPKLNGFDWVLQRLCAGLGVGRAEIMRMGAGGLLKEIPTRPQPRSGPGAGTKSEIQAPTVQRRPRIAAVILAGGLSSRMQGGNKLLADLEGKPILRHVVEHVLASPARPVIIVTGHRAEEIQAAALAAAPSDGPGPDSLSFTHNPDFAGGLATSLVAGIRALPEGLDGALICLGDMPDVPPRVLDKLISAFNPVEGRAICVPVVGSKRGNPILWGAQFFNQLKGLDGDSGARRLLEQHSDWVCEVAAGDDGVLNDIDTAEALAARRLR